One region of Halocalculus aciditolerans genomic DNA includes:
- a CDS encoding ArsR/SmtB family transcription factor: MSLLPSRDRDVEPSSDQDGALRVLDVGDEDADAVFDALSAETTRTILAEVHRETGTPSALAERADTSVQNAMYHLEKLRDADLVRVADTEYSSRGREMSVYAPPEEPMVVFVGAEERRSGLFATLKRLLGALGLLAVLAAVSRYVDAFTDPRHVLAAGTGAVTLLVTYASAARDPDERGWRGRLALNPMQRKALLSVAVVVAAACLTPAAIAYSPAVSGEYYTFTAPAGSTASSANAGVPDVADRTVTVVATGGDPVLRNATATAAAERLEARGATVRRADAVRETDGPLLLVRFADARVDASGLTPDVNATVAYAYVESGNATLARSGVDAAASGNDGPFMLRVNDSGRVTTGWFRLERGAGGLIEALNTIKRGGVDPGEYRAESGRAAGNATVEAAFDERLWT, encoded by the coding sequence ATGTCGCTGCTACCCTCTCGCGACCGGGACGTCGAGCCGTCGAGCGACCAGGACGGCGCGCTCCGCGTGCTGGACGTCGGTGACGAGGACGCGGACGCCGTGTTCGACGCGCTCTCCGCGGAGACCACGCGGACAATTCTCGCGGAAGTCCACCGCGAGACGGGGACGCCGTCGGCGCTCGCCGAGCGCGCCGACACCTCCGTCCAGAACGCGATGTACCACTTGGAGAAGCTCCGGGACGCGGACCTCGTTCGAGTCGCGGACACCGAGTACTCGTCGCGCGGCCGCGAGATGTCCGTGTACGCGCCTCCTGAGGAACCGATGGTCGTGTTCGTCGGCGCGGAAGAGCGGAGATCCGGACTGTTCGCGACGCTGAAGCGCCTCCTCGGCGCGCTCGGCCTCCTCGCCGTCCTCGCAGCGGTGTCGCGGTACGTCGACGCGTTCACCGACCCGCGGCACGTCCTCGCGGCCGGCACGGGCGCGGTCACGCTCCTCGTCACCTACGCGTCCGCGGCCCGCGACCCCGACGAACGAGGGTGGCGGGGGCGTCTCGCGCTGAATCCCATGCAGCGCAAGGCCCTCCTCTCCGTCGCGGTCGTCGTCGCCGCGGCGTGCCTCACGCCCGCGGCAATCGCGTACAGCCCCGCCGTCTCGGGCGAATACTACACGTTCACCGCACCGGCCGGGTCGACGGCCTCGTCGGCGAACGCCGGCGTTCCCGACGTCGCGGACCGAACGGTCACGGTCGTCGCGACCGGCGGTGACCCGGTCCTCCGCAACGCGACTGCGACCGCGGCCGCAGAGCGCCTCGAAGCGCGCGGCGCGACCGTGCGGCGAGCGGACGCAGTCCGCGAGACCGACGGGCCGCTCCTCCTCGTCCGGTTCGCGGACGCGCGAGTCGACGCGAGCGGCCTCACGCCGGACGTGAACGCGACTGTCGCATACGCGTACGTCGAGTCCGGGAACGCCACGCTCGCCCGCAGCGGCGTCGACGCCGCCGCGAGCGGGAACGACGGTCCGTTCATGCTCCGCGTGAACGACAGCGGGCGCGTCACCACCGGCTGGTTCCGCCTCGAACGCGGCGCTGGGGGACTGATCGAAGCGCTCAACACGATCAAACGCGGCGGCGTCGACCCCGGCGAGTACCGCGCGGAGTCCGGTCGCGCGGCCGGGAACGCGACCGTGGAAGCGGCGTTCGACGAGCGCCTCTGGACGTAG
- a CDS encoding LUD domain-containing protein: MSSDRQRKAAKIREVMREEGDAVRESAGHHNEMRKDAVARLDDYEDLRDRARAIKEDAIERLPELVDELTDSVEANGGHVYLAEDAADANDYITSVCADADTVVKSKSMTSEEVDVNDALHADGLDVWETDLGELILQVADDSPSHLIGPAMHFTTTEIADLFNDVFDPDEPLETPEELTAFARDLLSEKFAEADVGMTGANFLCADSGSMALVTSEGNARKTVQATDTHIALAGVEKIVPSIEELYPFVELLAKSGTGQDLTSYVTMLSPPVDSPSQGVDGPMTAASADDRDFHLVLLDNGRMDMRDDDHLKETLYCIRCSACSNACANFQHVGGHAFGGETYSGGIGTGWEAGVHGLDSAGEFSDFCTGCSRCTTACPVEIDIPWINEVVRDRVNHQGREEGFDFLVDGLSPDAEPGRLDVEKRLFGNVGLLADAGSATAPLSNLVASFGPARDLMERVTGIDARRDLPEWQRETLQDWFARRGGSTVDEAAASRSAVLYPDVYTDHVQVERGKAAVRVLEALDVHVTIPDLPESGRAPLSQGMIDTADDRASAVYGGLAEHLDAGRDVVVIEPSDLAMFREDYEHFLPDASFERLSENAYEVFEYVYGRLDEGATLDALRAGHERLAYHAHCQQRTLDLAPYTESVLERLGYDLLTTDVECCGMAGSFGYKSEYYELSMDVGEDVREQLSTTDAADRRVVASGTSCLEQLSDLLRKPTRHPIEVVDPRR; the protein is encoded by the coding sequence CGCCGTCCGCGAGAGCGCCGGCCACCACAACGAGATGCGAAAGGACGCCGTCGCGCGCCTCGACGACTACGAGGACCTCAGAGACCGCGCGCGAGCCATCAAGGAAGACGCCATCGAACGCCTCCCCGAACTCGTCGACGAGCTCACCGACAGCGTCGAAGCGAACGGCGGGCACGTCTACCTCGCCGAGGACGCCGCGGACGCGAACGACTACATCACGAGCGTCTGCGCCGACGCCGACACCGTCGTGAAGTCGAAGTCGATGACTTCCGAGGAAGTCGACGTCAACGACGCCCTCCACGCCGACGGTCTCGACGTCTGGGAGACCGACCTCGGCGAACTCATCCTCCAGGTCGCCGACGACTCCCCCAGCCACCTCATCGGCCCCGCGATGCACTTTACTACTACCGAGATCGCCGACCTCTTCAACGACGTCTTCGACCCCGACGAACCCCTGGAGACGCCGGAGGAACTCACCGCGTTCGCCCGCGACCTCCTCTCCGAGAAGTTCGCGGAAGCGGACGTCGGGATGACGGGCGCGAACTTCCTCTGCGCCGACTCCGGCTCGATGGCGCTCGTGACGAGCGAGGGGAACGCCCGGAAGACCGTGCAGGCGACGGACACCCATATCGCGCTCGCCGGCGTCGAGAAGATCGTCCCCAGCATAGAGGAGCTTTACCCGTTCGTCGAACTCCTCGCGAAATCCGGCACCGGCCAAGACCTCACCTCCTACGTCACGATGCTCTCCCCGCCCGTCGACTCCCCCAGCCAAGGCGTCGACGGCCCGATGACCGCGGCGTCCGCCGACGACCGCGATTTTCACCTCGTCCTCCTCGACAACGGCCGGATGGACATGCGCGACGACGACCACCTGAAGGAGACGCTCTACTGCATCCGGTGTTCGGCGTGCTCGAACGCCTGCGCGAACTTCCAGCACGTCGGCGGCCACGCCTTCGGCGGCGAGACCTACTCTGGAGGTATTGGCACCGGCTGGGAGGCCGGCGTCCACGGCCTCGACTCGGCGGGCGAGTTCTCCGACTTCTGCACCGGCTGCTCGCGGTGCACGACCGCCTGTCCCGTCGAAATCGACATCCCGTGGATCAACGAGGTCGTCCGCGACCGCGTGAACCACCAGGGCAGAGAGGAGGGCTTCGACTTCCTCGTCGACGGCCTCTCACCCGACGCCGAGCCCGGCCGCCTCGACGTCGAGAAACGCTTGTTCGGGAACGTCGGCCTGCTCGCGGACGCCGGCAGCGCCACCGCGCCGCTCTCGAACCTCGTCGCCTCGTTCGGGCCGGCGCGCGACCTCATGGAGCGAGTAACAGGAATCGACGCGCGCCGCGACCTCCCCGAGTGGCAGCGCGAGACGCTCCAGGACTGGTTCGCGAGACGCGGCGGCTCGACGGTCGACGAAGCCGCCGCGTCCCGCTCCGCCGTCCTCTACCCCGACGTCTACACCGACCACGTCCAGGTCGAGCGCGGGAAAGCCGCCGTCCGCGTCCTCGAAGCCCTCGACGTCCACGTCACGATTCCCGACCTCCCCGAGTCCGGGCGCGCCCCGCTGAGCCAGGGGATGATCGACACCGCCGACGACCGCGCGAGCGCCGTCTACGGCGGCCTCGCAGAACACCTCGACGCCGGGCGGGACGTCGTCGTCATCGAACCCAGCGACCTCGCGATGTTCCGCGAGGACTACGAGCACTTCCTCCCGGACGCCTCCTTCGAGCGCCTCAGCGAGAACGCCTACGAGGTCTTCGAGTACGTCTACGGCCGGCTCGACGAAGGCGCGACCCTCGACGCTCTTCGGGCTGGACACGAACGCCTCGCCTACCACGCCCACTGCCAGCAGCGCACCCTCGACCTCGCCCCCTACACCGAATCCGTGCTCGAACGCCTCGGCTACGACCTCCTCACGACCGACGTCGAATGCTGCGGGATGGCCGGGAGCTTCGGCTACAAATCCGAATACTACGAACTCTCCATGGACGTCGGCGAGGACGTGAGAGAACAACTCTCCACCACCGACGCCGCGGACCGCCGCGTCGTCGCCTCCGGCACGTCGTGTCTCGAACAGCTCTCCGACCTCCTCCGTAAGCCGACCCGACACCCGATCGAAGTCGTCGACCCGCGCCGGTAA